One window from the genome of Streptomyces sp. NBC_00287 encodes:
- a CDS encoding DUF4139 domain-containing protein has translation MKSEETPRWASALDAVVVYAQGALCSRRARGSVPPQGRLRVTGLPRSMDPGSLRARVVGDSGARVTEVRVEVDAEPSGTDSSDRLRQEVERLRDAYDAVQERRDRLLARITEITELRPVPPPRKREDPHRRTPAEAWLTLADFVEERLTTLHGRLAGLEEELRHVEHELAVAADRLARGSTDAPSAHVETTVCAVLTLDGAGEVELELEYGVPGALWVPAYRLAYRQSADSGSLVLRASIAQRTGEDWTGVRIALATADLRRRTDLPKLRSLRIGRRQPVPAPSGWREPPTGLADLFTGYDAAGPRPQPRSHAAPAAVGAAPAPPVVGGPVPPPLPVPPPLPVPPTAPPYSGAPARPADPGSTRMPPTPAFAQAPPQQLGRPRTGGAPVPAPASMPPAPANPTAPPPPAPPTPVTGPPRPTNDELDYAALHLSGPDEPAGRRGRLFPDAPFHPVMVEHRRRAEAVASLPLPGHAVRPRESAGSFDHRYDAVARADIPSDGTWHTVTIGEIPVGLRTEYLCVPSVEQRVYGTLVLSNATDQALLAGPVEVTVDDDFLLTAALPTLAPGGVRRMGLGPAEGVQVTRRAHLNESTAGLRNNITVLDHRVQVDLANRLARTVCVEVREQVPVTSDPDVRIDERADWTVPDDAVGPDHHTPGTRVWRVNLSPGGTAVLHGGYEIRIPAAKALVGGNRRS, from the coding sequence ATGAAGTCCGAGGAGACACCGCGGTGGGCATCGGCCCTCGACGCGGTTGTGGTGTATGCGCAGGGTGCGCTGTGCAGCCGCCGGGCGCGGGGCTCCGTGCCGCCGCAGGGGCGACTGCGGGTCACGGGACTGCCTCGCTCGATGGACCCGGGTTCCCTGCGCGCCCGCGTGGTCGGCGACAGCGGTGCGCGAGTCACCGAGGTGCGGGTGGAAGTGGACGCCGAGCCGTCCGGCACTGACTCCTCCGACCGGTTGCGGCAGGAAGTGGAGCGGCTGCGCGATGCCTATGACGCGGTGCAAGAGCGCCGTGACCGGCTTCTCGCTCGCATCACGGAGATCACGGAACTGCGCCCGGTTCCACCACCGCGCAAGCGTGAGGACCCGCATCGCCGCACCCCCGCCGAAGCGTGGCTGACGCTCGCCGACTTCGTGGAGGAACGGCTGACGACCCTGCACGGCCGCCTCGCCGGGCTGGAGGAGGAGTTGCGGCACGTCGAGCACGAACTCGCCGTCGCAGCCGACCGCTTGGCCCGGGGTTCCACCGACGCGCCCTCCGCCCACGTCGAGACCACGGTCTGCGCCGTCCTGACCCTCGACGGAGCAGGTGAGGTGGAACTGGAGCTGGAGTACGGGGTTCCTGGCGCCCTCTGGGTACCGGCCTACCGGCTGGCCTACCGTCAGAGCGCGGACTCGGGCAGCCTGGTGCTGCGTGCCTCGATCGCGCAGCGCACCGGAGAGGACTGGACCGGGGTCCGTATCGCTCTGGCCACCGCCGATCTGCGACGCCGCACCGATCTGCCGAAGCTGCGCTCCCTTCGGATCGGCCGCCGTCAGCCCGTTCCCGCGCCATCCGGGTGGCGGGAGCCGCCTACGGGCCTTGCCGACCTGTTCACCGGGTACGACGCGGCAGGCCCGCGCCCACAGCCGCGATCCCACGCCGCACCTGCCGCCGTCGGAGCCGCGCCCGCGCCACCGGTCGTCGGCGGCCCCGTCCCCCCTCCACTCCCCGTCCCCCCTCCACTCCCTGTGCCCCCGACGGCGCCGCCGTACAGCGGAGCGCCCGCGCGGCCCGCCGATCCCGGCAGCACCCGCATGCCACCGACGCCCGCCTTCGCGCAGGCGCCACCGCAGCAACTCGGCCGTCCCCGAACAGGCGGCGCGCCGGTCCCCGCTCCCGCCTCCATGCCACCGGCCCCCGCCAACCCGACCGCCCCGCCGCCACCGGCGCCCCCCACGCCGGTGACCGGTCCGCCGCGGCCCACCAACGACGAGCTCGACTACGCCGCTCTCCACCTCAGCGGTCCGGACGAGCCCGCCGGCCGCAGGGGCCGTCTGTTCCCCGACGCGCCGTTCCACCCGGTGATGGTCGAACACCGCCGTCGTGCCGAAGCGGTGGCATCGCTGCCGCTGCCCGGGCATGCCGTCCGGCCCCGCGAGTCGGCAGGCTCCTTCGACCATCGTTACGACGCCGTCGCCCGCGCGGACATCCCCTCGGACGGCACCTGGCACACCGTCACCATCGGCGAGATCCCTGTCGGTCTGCGTACCGAGTACCTGTGCGTCCCGTCCGTGGAACAACGGGTGTACGGGACGCTCGTCCTCTCCAACGCCACCGACCAGGCACTGCTGGCCGGCCCGGTGGAGGTCACCGTCGACGACGACTTCCTACTGACCGCCGCGCTGCCCACGCTCGCACCCGGCGGCGTCCGCCGGATGGGGCTCGGGCCCGCGGAGGGCGTCCAGGTCACCCGGCGCGCGCACCTCAACGAGTCGACGGCGGGCCTGCGCAACAACATCACCGTGCTGGACCACCGCGTACAGGTGGACCTGGCCAACCGGCTCGCCCGGACCGTCTGCGTCGAGGTCCGAGAACAGGTGCCGGTCACCTCCGATCCGGACGTGCGGATCGACGAACGGGCCGACTGGACGGTCCCCGACGACGCCGTGGGGCCCGATCACCACACCCCGGGCACCCGCGTGTGGCGTGTCAATCTGTCCCCCGGAGGCACAGCCGTCCTGCACGGCGGCTACGAAATCCGTATCCCGGCCGCGAAGGCCCTGGTCGGCGGCAACCGCAGGAGCTGA
- a CDS encoding serine/threonine-protein kinase — protein sequence MSTWAVPGYAESLELGAGASGRVVLAVHQETGVAVAVKYLSESLLTRPGFVYDFRAEARLLGGLESPYVTGLYEYVESPHGAAIVMELVDGVSLRTLLARHGPLDPEAALVILKGSLLGLADAHRIGVVHRDYKPENVLVVPDGSSKLVDFGIAVDSGTSAGVAGTPSYMSPEQWTGAPASPAADVYAATATFFECLTGHKPYSGDNFAELALQHVEAPVPAEEAPEAVRALVRRGLAKDAAERPAQAEEFVTELEAVAGTAYGHDWEERGRGRLAALVALLPLLLPSAHSAPRTTTDTARTVLPQGPRPVPARSWLPGRPGMLVSVAAVILGVLLTYGIPMNPGTAAQQAAQALATTSAQPDAEPAGTTAPTSSASPSPTSTASGSPSSPPGQSPTGPATPGNDEPPASATSAGEETTTPTAGTGSTATPTTASPPSPTAPAVKAVAVSGFSQTGPTTATATIDVTTDGTGPISITASWFTSNAAGQLGAADGAPQTFTRSGATTYSITVDHTFQNTGCYWSIYAATDPGAAGGDASQQLLTRRCDIR from the coding sequence ATGAGCACATGGGCAGTGCCCGGATACGCCGAGTCACTCGAACTCGGCGCGGGAGCGAGCGGGCGGGTCGTCCTGGCCGTCCACCAGGAAACCGGCGTCGCGGTCGCGGTGAAGTACCTCAGCGAGTCCCTGCTCACCCGGCCTGGCTTCGTGTACGACTTCCGAGCGGAAGCACGGCTGCTCGGCGGACTTGAGAGCCCGTACGTCACCGGTCTGTACGAGTACGTCGAGAGCCCGCACGGCGCCGCCATCGTGATGGAGCTGGTGGACGGCGTCTCCCTGCGGACCCTGCTGGCCCGCCACGGCCCCCTCGACCCTGAAGCCGCGCTCGTCATCCTCAAGGGATCACTGCTCGGCCTGGCCGACGCCCACCGCATCGGCGTCGTCCACCGTGACTACAAACCCGAGAATGTCCTGGTCGTGCCGGACGGTTCGTCCAAACTCGTCGACTTCGGGATCGCGGTGGACTCGGGCACCAGCGCCGGTGTGGCGGGAACCCCGTCGTACATGTCCCCGGAGCAGTGGACAGGCGCGCCCGCCTCACCAGCCGCCGACGTGTACGCGGCCACGGCCACCTTCTTCGAGTGCCTGACGGGTCACAAGCCGTACTCGGGCGACAACTTCGCGGAGCTGGCGCTGCAGCACGTCGAGGCACCCGTCCCTGCCGAGGAGGCCCCCGAAGCCGTGCGTGCGCTCGTCCGCCGCGGCCTGGCCAAGGACGCGGCGGAACGGCCCGCGCAGGCAGAGGAGTTCGTCACAGAACTGGAGGCGGTCGCCGGCACCGCCTATGGGCACGACTGGGAGGAACGGGGCCGAGGCCGGCTCGCCGCGCTGGTGGCACTCCTGCCGCTGCTGCTGCCTTCGGCCCACAGCGCCCCCCGCACCACCACGGACACCGCACGCACAGTCCTGCCCCAAGGGCCGCGCCCCGTCCCGGCACGATCATGGCTGCCCGGCCGACCCGGAATGCTGGTATCGGTCGCTGCCGTCATCCTCGGAGTGCTCCTGACCTACGGAATCCCGATGAACCCCGGGACCGCGGCGCAGCAGGCGGCCCAAGCCCTGGCCACGACCAGCGCCCAGCCCGACGCGGAACCGGCCGGGACCACAGCGCCGACTTCGTCGGCCTCCCCGTCCCCGACCTCCACCGCCTCGGGAAGCCCCTCGTCGCCACCCGGCCAGTCGCCCACAGGCCCGGCGACCCCCGGTAACGACGAACCCCCCGCATCCGCCACATCAGCCGGGGAGGAGACAACCACTCCGACCGCAGGCACAGGGAGCACGGCGACGCCGACGACCGCCTCTCCCCCATCGCCGACCGCGCCCGCCGTCAAGGCCGTTGCGGTGTCGGGCTTCAGCCAGACAGGTCCCACGACCGCCACCGCCACCATCGACGTCACCACGGACGGCACCGGGCCGATCTCCATCACCGCCTCGTGGTTCACGAGCAACGCCGCGGGACAACTCGGCGCCGCCGATGGTGCTCCTCAGACCTTCACGCGCAGCGGAGCCACCACGTACTCGATCACCGTCGACCACACGTTCCAGAACACCGGCTGCTACTGGTCGATTTATGCGGCAACCGACCCGGGCGCCGCCGGCGGTGATGCCTCTCAACAGCTCCTGACCAGGCGGTGTGACATCAGATGA
- a CDS encoding glycosyltransferase family 4 protein, whose amino-acid sequence MKISFLIHNAYGIGGTITTTFNLAQALATRHDVEIVSVLRHRERPNFTLDPRVSLRPLVDLRKEKDHPLHLRPARVFPAAEYRYQQYSELTDQRIGECLAATDADVLIGTRPGLNVHLAVQAPRHVVRIGQEHLTLDNHSPSLRTALRQAYRRLDVLTTVTEADAAAYRRKMRLPGVRVEALPNSVPDPVLPAADGRAKVVVAAGRLVPVKRYDLLVEAFARVAAEHSDWQLRIYGKGEEHARLRQLIQSLGLCDNVFLMGAAAPMEAEWVKGSIGAAASNFEPFGMTIVEAMRCGLPVVSTDCPHGPGEIIKDGVDGRLVPVGDRDALADALLELVGDDERRRRMGRTAMENARRFAPVPVVEQAERLIGEAISARRAGRPVAPERDRIHRGLISWGFAARDAAHAAAGSALRAVRRGQR is encoded by the coding sequence ATGAAGATCTCTTTCCTGATCCACAACGCCTACGGCATCGGAGGCACGATCACCACGACCTTCAATCTGGCCCAGGCGCTGGCCACGCGGCACGATGTGGAGATCGTCTCGGTGTTACGCCATCGGGAGCGCCCGAATTTCACCCTGGACCCGAGAGTTTCGCTACGACCGCTGGTGGACTTGAGGAAGGAAAAGGACCATCCGCTGCATCTGAGACCTGCGCGGGTGTTCCCGGCCGCCGAATACCGTTACCAGCAGTACAGCGAGTTGACCGATCAGCGGATCGGTGAGTGTCTGGCGGCGACCGACGCCGATGTGCTCATCGGCACGCGACCCGGGCTCAACGTGCACCTTGCAGTTCAGGCCCCGCGACACGTCGTCCGTATCGGGCAGGAGCATCTCACCCTCGACAACCACTCACCGTCGCTGCGCACGGCGTTGCGTCAGGCCTACCGGCGGCTCGACGTGCTCACCACGGTCACGGAGGCGGACGCTGCCGCCTACCGGCGCAAGATGCGGTTGCCCGGCGTCAGGGTGGAGGCGCTTCCCAACAGCGTCCCCGATCCGGTGCTCCCTGCCGCGGACGGCCGCGCGAAGGTGGTCGTCGCGGCTGGTCGGCTGGTTCCGGTGAAACGTTACGACCTGCTCGTCGAGGCATTCGCCCGGGTGGCCGCCGAACACTCGGACTGGCAGCTGCGGATCTATGGAAAGGGGGAGGAACACGCCCGGCTGCGTCAGCTCATCCAGAGCCTGGGCTTGTGCGACAACGTCTTCTTGATGGGTGCGGCCGCCCCGATGGAGGCGGAGTGGGTCAAGGGATCGATCGGGGCGGCCGCGTCCAACTTCGAGCCGTTCGGCATGACCATCGTCGAGGCGATGCGCTGCGGACTCCCCGTGGTCAGCACCGACTGCCCGCACGGACCGGGCGAGATCATCAAGGACGGGGTCGACGGCCGGCTGGTGCCGGTCGGGGACCGTGACGCGCTTGCCGACGCTCTGCTGGAACTCGTCGGTGACGACGAGCGGCGCAGACGGATGGGCCGCACGGCCATGGAGAACGCGCGACGGTTCGCCCCGGTCCCCGTCGTGGAGCAGGCCGAACGCCTGATCGGCGAGGCGATATCGGCGAGAAGGGCCGGGCGGCCGGTCGCACCGGAGCGCGACCGGATCCATCGCGGCCTGATCAGCTGGGGCTTCGCCGCGCGCGACGCCGCCCATGCCGCGGCCGGCAGTGCGCTGCGCGCAGTACGGAGGGGACAGCGATGA